The Jiangella sp. DSM 45060 genome contains the following window.
CAGCGTTGATCACGACGTCGACGGCATGGCTCCGGAACATCGTCACCAACGCGGCCGGCTCGGGGTGACTTTCGTACACGATCCCGTCGTCACGACCAGGCCCGTCCTCGGTCACCAGCCGGACGTAGTCGGGGTCGCCGTGTTCGAACGCCATCACCAGGTCGGTGACCAACGTGGTCGATCCGATGATCAGAGTCGCCATGCCCAACTCCCGGCCCAGCGGTCGACAGCCCGTCGTTGAACACATCAGGCTAGCACGACAATTGACCTAACTATCGCACCACATGACGGTCGATCAGCTGCCCGGGCGAGACGCCTGATCGCCGATCCAGCGGTGGACCTCGGTGGACAGGACGGCCAGCGGGACGGCGCCGTTGCCCAGGACCGCGTCGTGAAAGGCGCGGATGTCGAAGCGGCCGCCGAGGCGCTCGCGGGCGGACCGGCGCAGCGCGTCGATCTCCAGCCGGCCGGTCATGTAGGCCAGTGCCTGGCCGGGCCAGGCGATGTACCGGTCCACCTCGTTGACGACGTTCGGCGGCGAGACGGCGCTGTTGGCGAGCATGAAGTCGATCGCCTGCTGCCGCGTCCAGCCGTGGTGGTGCAGGCCGGTGTCGACGACCAGGCGGCAGGCCCGCCACGCATCGCACGACAGCATGCCGAAGCGGAAGAGGTCGTCCGAGTACAGCCCCATCTCGTCGGCCAGCCGCTCGGCGTAGAGGCCCCACCCCTCGCCGAAGGCGGCGATGTAGAGGTAGCGGCGGAACGCCGGCAGCCGGGTGAGTTCCTGGGCGGCGGCGAACTGCAGGTGGTGGCCGGGCACGCCCTCGTGGAACGACAGCGTCTCGTACTCGAACCGGGTTCGGGTCCGCGGCTGGTACGTGTTGACGTTGTACTGGCCTGGCCGCCCCTCGGCCGGCGGCATGTACTCCCCGATCACCGCCGCGGGCGCGACCACCGCGTTCATCGGCTCGACCACACAGTCCGCCGACGGGACACGGCCGAACCAGTCCGGCAGCGCCGCCTCGGCCCGGGCCACCGCCGCCCGCGCATCGGCGACGATGTCCTCGGCCGACGTGTAGCGCAGGGCCGGGTCGTTTCGCAGCTTGTCGACGATCGCGTCGAAGTCGCTGCTGCCGAACACCTTCTCCCCCAGCTCGGAGAACTCCTCGCGCAGCTGCGCGCACAGGTCCAGCCCGAGGCGGTGCAGCTCATCCGGCGTCCGCGACGTCGTGGTGTGTGCCGCGACGGCGCGCGCGTACATCTCGCCGCCGTCCGGCAGATGCAGCAGCCCGCTGCGCGCGTCCGGGCGGGCCGCCGCCAGCACCGGGCCCGACAGCGTCTCCAGCAGCGCCGCGAACGCCGGGCGGATGCTGTCGGTGACGAGGGCGCGGACGTCGTCCTCGACGCCGGTGCCCGCGGCGGGCGCCACCATCAGGTCGGCGTCGGCGGGCGTGGCGAGGTAGGCGCGCACGCGCTCGATCGTCTGCTCGACGCCGCGGCGGGTGGGGACGCGCCCTGACGCCACACCGGCCGACGCGCGCACGGTGATGCCGTCGACATACCCCCGGATGCCCGTCATCCGGCTCAGGTAGTCGCGTTCGCTCCGCGGGGTGGGCAGGCTGGTGTACGCCAGGGTGGCCAGGACGCCCGCCACGGGTCCGGCATGCCCGGAGACGGTGAACTCGAGGTGCCGGTCGACCAGCGGAGCCGCCTCCGAGCGGGCCGAGTGGATCAGCACGTCCCGCGTCACACGGTCGTCGCCGACGAGCCCGTCGGCGGGGATCGCCTCGGCTCGCGCCGCCAGGTCCAGCAGCCGCTCGCCGGCGGCCAGCTCGGCCGCCTCGCCGAGGTCGGGGACCCGGTCGTCGTACCCGGGGACGCCGAAGACGGAGGCGGTGAACGGGTTGGCGGAGCTGGTGATCTCCAGGTAGTCGTCGGCGAGGCGCGCGATCGAGCCGAGTTCCGTCATGACGTTCAGCCTCCGTACGAAGCGAGCAGCTCGGGGTCGGCGGGGATGTCGGCGATCCGGTACGTGGGCGGCGCCGCGCCCATCAGGTGCTGGACGAAGAAGTCCCAGCGGCGCCGCAGCCAGTACGCGGTGCCGATCATCAGGCGGTGGTCGGCGTTGGGGACGATCAGCAGGTCGAAGTCCTTGTTCGCCTTGATCAGGGCGTCGACCAGCCGCATCGTGCCGTGCGGCGTGGCGTTGTCGTCCATCTCGCCGTGCACCAGCAGCAGCTTGCCGGCCAGCTGCCCGGCATGGGTCTCGTTGGCCTGGCCGGCGAAGTCGAAGTCGTCCTCGAGGCCGAAGAACTTCTCGCCCCACCAGGCGTGGTTGAGCCGGTTGTCGTGGTTCCCGGCCGAGGACACCGCGACCTGGTAGAACTCCGGCGCCCGGAGCATGCACCTGGTCGAGGCGTAGCCGCCGGCCGAGTGCCCGAAGATGCCCACCCGGTCCAGGTCCATCCACGGACGGGTCCGGGCGAGTTGCTGGATCGCCGCGACGTGGTCGTGGACGTAGCCGTCGTCGCCGAGCCGCGCGGCGTCCTGGAACGCCTGGCCGCGCAGCGCGGACCCTCGGCCGTCGACCGCCACGACGACGAAGCCGAGCGCGGCGAAGCCCGCGGCGTTGCGCTCTCCCGTCAGGACGCCGCCGGACAACGGGAAGCGCAGCGGCGCCGTGGAGATCTGCGGACCGGGGTAGATCTCCTCGACCACGGGGTACCTGGCCGACGGGTCGAAGTCGTGTGGACGGTAGATCGCGCAATAGAGGTCGGTGACGCCGTCGGCCGCCTTCACCACCGCCCGCTCCGGCGGCGTCCAGCCGGCCGCGTAGAGGGCGGACGCGTCTGCCCGCTCCAGCTCCAGCACGACGGCGCCGGAGCGGTCGCGCAGCACCGACACGGTCTCCACGTCGTACCGCGAGGCGTTGTCGACGAAGAACCGTCCCGACGGCGACGCGGCGCAATCGTGGTCGAGGCCGTCGGACGTGACCGCGGTGATCTCGCCGCCGTCGAGCGACACCGAGTACAGCTCCTGCAGGTACGGGTCCGAGTCCGGCTCGCGCCCGGCGCCGGTGAACACGACCCGGCGGGCGTCCTCGTCGATCGACACGACGTGGCGCACCGACCAGTCACCGGAGGTCAGGGTCGTGACGGAGCCGTCGCGGCCGTACCGGTAGAGGTGGCCGTACCCGCTGCGCTGCGACCACCACAGCACCTCACCCGTGGACAGGACCCGGATGTTGGTGTCCTGCTGCTGCGGGCCGTACAGAAGGTGCGACGTGCTGGTCTCCTCGACGAGGACGGTGACCGCACCGGTCCCGGGGTCGAGCTCGTGCAGGCGGACGGTGTGGTCGCCACGGTCGCTGGAGAGGAAGTAGACGGTCGCGCCGTCGGCGCTCCACCACAGCTGGTCGTAGGCGATGGCGGGGACGAGCGGGGCCAGGATCGGCTCGCACCTCGCCGGCGTCACGGCGCCCGTCGCGGCCTCGAACACGATGAACCGAGTCGTGGGGACGTTCTCGTCGCCCACGACGGCGTAGCGATAGGCCAGCGGCTGCGGCCGCCCGCCGCCCGGCGGGGCGGAGCGCAGCAGGTGCATGAGCCCGACGCAGCGCTGGTCGAGCCGGTGCGTGACGAACCGGGTGGAGTCCGGCGACCAGACCACCAGCGGAGGCATGGTGAAGCCGAGGTTCTGCTGCATCACCAGGGCGGCGCTGGAGTCGGTCATCGTCGCGTAGTCGTACGCCTCGACGCCGTCGGTGGTGAGCCGCCGCACGTCGTCCGTGGCGGTGTCGCGCAGATAGAGGTCGTGGTCGCGTATCCCCACGGCCCAGCGCCCGTCCGGCGACGGCGTCTCGGCCGGATGGGCCGGTCCGAGGACGGTCGCCGCGTACGTGTCGAGGGCGACCTCGATCCGCCGCTCCCCGACGACCACGCGCACCACGCCGTCGTGCAGCAGATCCATGGAGAAGAACGGCAGGGCGGCCGGGTCGAACTCCTCGCCCAGGACGTCGCCGAGCGCGCGGGCCAGCCGCTCGTGGTCGAACGCCGGCCGCGTCGTCCCCGCCTCGGCGTCGACG
Protein-coding sequences here:
- a CDS encoding DPP IV N-terminal domain-containing protein, with amino-acid sequence MTTELAARYARAEALLPHHLKELVHTPRVTPNWIDGTETFWYRTRTATGVRFVVVDAEAGTTRPAFDHERLARALGDVLGEEFDPAALPFFSMDLLHDGVVRVVVGERRIEVALDTYAATVLGPAHPAETPSPDGRWAVGIRDHDLYLRDTATDDVRRLTTDGVEAYDYATMTDSSAALVMQQNLGFTMPPLVVWSPDSTRFVTHRLDQRCVGLMHLLRSAPPGGGRPQPLAYRYAVVGDENVPTTRFIVFEAATGAVTPARCEPILAPLVPAIAYDQLWWSADGATVYFLSSDRGDHTVRLHELDPGTGAVTVLVEETSTSHLLYGPQQQDTNIRVLSTGEVLWWSQRSGYGHLYRYGRDGSVTTLTSGDWSVRHVVSIDEDARRVVFTGAGREPDSDPYLQELYSVSLDGGEITAVTSDGLDHDCAASPSGRFFVDNASRYDVETVSVLRDRSGAVVLELERADASALYAAGWTPPERAVVKAADGVTDLYCAIYRPHDFDPSARYPVVEEIYPGPQISTAPLRFPLSGGVLTGERNAAGFAALGFVVVAVDGRGSALRGQAFQDAARLGDDGYVHDHVAAIQQLARTRPWMDLDRVGIFGHSAGGYASTRCMLRAPEFYQVAVSSAGNHDNRLNHAWWGEKFFGLEDDFDFAGQANETHAGQLAGKLLLVHGEMDDNATPHGTMRLVDALIKANKDFDLLIVPNADHRLMIGTAYWLRRRWDFFVQHLMGAAPPTYRIADIPADPELLASYGG
- a CDS encoding DUF885 family protein — translated: MTELGSIARLADDYLEITSSANPFTASVFGVPGYDDRVPDLGEAAELAAGERLLDLAARAEAIPADGLVGDDRVTRDVLIHSARSEAAPLVDRHLEFTVSGHAGPVAGVLATLAYTSLPTPRSERDYLSRMTGIRGYVDGITVRASAGVASGRVPTRRGVEQTIERVRAYLATPADADLMVAPAAGTGVEDDVRALVTDSIRPAFAALLETLSGPVLAAARPDARSGLLHLPDGGEMYARAVAAHTTTSRTPDELHRLGLDLCAQLREEFSELGEKVFGSSDFDAIVDKLRNDPALRYTSAEDIVADARAAVARAEAALPDWFGRVPSADCVVEPMNAVVAPAAVIGEYMPPAEGRPGQYNVNTYQPRTRTRFEYETLSFHEGVPGHHLQFAAAQELTRLPAFRRYLYIAAFGEGWGLYAERLADEMGLYSDDLFRFGMLSCDAWRACRLVVDTGLHHHGWTRQQAIDFMLANSAVSPPNVVNEVDRYIAWPGQALAYMTGRLEIDALRRSARERLGGRFDIRAFHDAVLGNGAVPLAVLSTEVHRWIGDQASRPGS